CCGCTCTCAGCGAAACCGATTAACGGCATGACGACCATTGAAAGTGCGCTGAGATCCGCCAGCCGGACATTTACCGAACGCGGCATGACGGATTCACCGCAACTGGATGCGCAAATTCTGCTTGCTCACGTGCTGAAACAGAATCGCACTTACCTCTTTACCTGGGGTGATCAGCTTCTGAACGACGAGCAGTTACAGGCATTTACAGCCCTTTGCCAAAGACGACTTCTGGGTGAACCGGTCGCTCATCTGACCGGCTGCCGTGAATTCTGGGGCATGCTGCTGAAAGTCAACGAATTCACGCTGATTCCACGCCCGGATACCGAAATTTTGATTGAAAGCATTCTGCAGAGATATTCTCCTCCGGGAGAAGGGAAACGCTTTCTCGACATGGGAACCGGTAGCGGTGCCATCGCCCTGGCACTCAAAAAGGAGTATCCGGAAGCACAGATAAGCGCTCTGGATTTCAGCGAGGATGCTTTACAGGTCGCGCGCGAAAATGCCCAAAAGCATGCGCTGACCATAAACCTTCTACACAGCGACTGGTTCAGCGCTTTACCGAAAAATCCGCTGTTCGATCTCATCGTTTCCAACCCGCCATACATTGAGGAGAAAGACCCTCATCTCCTGCAGGGCGATGTCCGATTTGAGCCGATCAGCGCCTTAACAGCCGGTAGCGACGGTTTGAACGACATCCGGATATTGACCGAACAGAGCCGGGGTTTTCTGAAACCGGGCGGATGGCTGTTTATTGAACACGGTTACAATCAGGCTGACGCCGTCGCACAGCTCTTTACTCAGGCCGGATTCGATGCAGTACAATTGATCAGCGACTATGGCGGCAACCCACGAGTGACGCTCGGGCAGGTGCCGGAAACGAGCCGGCTTTAAAACAAGGAGTGAACGATGAACTTCGACAAACACGAACTGAATGATGCCGAACTATCCCGTTACAGCCGACAGATTCTCCTGCCGGAAATCGATTACAGCGGGCAGTTGACACTTTCCCGGTCGCACGCCGTCATTTTCGGTCTGGGGGGACTTGGCTCTCCAGCATCTCTCTATCTGGCCGCCGCCGGCATCGGAAAATTGACACTGGTGGATTTCGACGAAGTTGACGACTCCAACCTGCAACGTCAGATTGTACACCGTGAGACCAACATCGGTCAGGCAAAAGTCGCTTCCGCACAATCCAATCTGGCGCAACTTAACCGATTTATCGAAATCGAAGCAATCAACACCCGGGCGGACGAACAACAAATTCAAAAGCTGGTTGAGCAAGCGGACGTCGTTTTAGACTGCACCGACAATTTCGCCTCACGCTTTGCATTGAATCGAGCCTGCCGGATGAAACAGGTTCCGCTTGTGTCCGGTGCGGCGATTCGCTGGGAAGGACAGCTGAGCACCTACGATTTTCGAAAGCCCGACGGGCCTTGCTATCAATGCCTGTATCCGAACGACGGCAGCCAGGAACTGACCTGCAGCCAGAACGGCGTCTTGTCTCCCGTCGTCGGCATGGTCGGCTCCATTCAAGCCATTGAAGCCATTAAGGCTCTTCTTGACCTGCCGACGCTTCACGGAAAATTAATGATCATCGACGCTTACAGCATGATGATCCGAACACTTAATCTAAAAGCGGATCCACATTGTCCTCAGTGCGGGTCACATTAATATCCTCAGGATCGAAACGCGCGTTTTTATCAACGAAAATGACTACCCGGCGATTTAGAGAGCGTCCGTAAGCACTGTCATTCGGCGCAACCGCTTCGTTATCCGCCTTGCCCTCAATGGTAATGCGTCCCTGATTGATTCCCATATAAATAAAAGTTCGAGCAATGGTCGCCGCTCTGGCGGCAGACAGCTCCCAGTTAGAAGGAAACTGCAGGTTATTGATTGGAATATTGTCGGTATAACCGGTGATCGTAATCAGCTGCCGCCCTTTCGACAAGGTCAGACCCAACTCTTCGACTTTTTCACGGGTCGAATCATTAATAGTCGCCCGCCCGCTTTCGAAAAAGCTATCGGAGCGCAAAGTGATTTTCAAGAAATCCGCCGTGTCTTCCACTGAAATATCCTTCGGATCAATCTCTCTCAAGACCTCTTCGACTTCCTCTCGCGAAGCCGGCGGCTGCAGGTCAAGCGGATTAATAGCATCTTGTCGCGGATGAAGCTTGTCGTCGGAAACATCGGCACCGATCGGCGGATCGCCAGTAATGCTGTTGATAAAGGCCTTGCGGTCTTCCGGATCAATCACCGAAACCAGCCACAACACCAGAAAAAACACCATCAGCACCGTCATCAGATCGGCCAGGGCAATTTTCCAGGAACCGCCGTGCGCTCCGCCTTCTTCGTGATCATTATGTCGCATTACTTTTCACCAGATACCTGAACCAAACTAGCGGGGAATTTCAAACTCGGGCGGAACACGCTGCCGACCGATTTCAACCGCCAGATTTGGCGAAACGCCTTTGGAATAAGCAGATAAAAACGCAGCCGACATCTCAAACAGAGAGCGATCCTGACGAATCATCACTTCCACGGAATGCACAAACGGCGCCACTACGGCAAACGCAAAAAAGACCCCGGTCAAGGTGCCGACCAGCGCCGCCCCGATTGCGGTTCCGATTTTGGCAACATCCATTTCTCCTCCGAGCAGTTCCATCGTCAGAATCACCCCCATAACGGCGGCAACAATCCCGAACCCCGGCAACCAATCGGAAAGCTTGCCAACCGATTTCGGCACTTCCATCATCGAACCGTAAATACCTTGGATCTGCTGATCCATATGATGGTCAAAATCCTGACTCTGAGGCGGATTCAACAAAAGATAACTGAAATTATCGACAATGAATTTCTTAAGATCGGCGTGCTTCAAAACCAGACTATGCTCTTGAAAAATTTCGCTGTCGTCCGGATCAATAAGATGTTTCTCCAGTGCCAGCACTCCGGAAGAGCGTGACAAACGGGCCAAATCGGACAAAAGCCCCAAGGTATCGGCATACAGACGGGCACTGACTTTTTCACCGCCGAAATAGCGTCCGAGAAAAACCAGCGTCCGCTTCCAGACGTGAACCGGAGTCGAAGCCAAAAAGGCTCCGAAAGCAACACCGAGAATGACAACCAGCTCGGAAGGATGCCACAGCGACCATAAATTGCCGCCCATCAATAAAAAACCGCCGAAAAAACTCAGGGCGATAACCAAAATCCCGAAAGGCTTTGCTAACATATATTTTCTCTTTTATTCGGCGAAAACCCTTGTGTCTTCGCCTGTGAGACGCCGATTCCGCGTAATCACTTCCTCATCATGGGCGACGTTTCATCCACTCCGATCGCGAATGGTTCTTCTTTTGTACAAAGAAGGACTTCGTCAAGCAAACTTCGGTAATTTGAAAAGCAAGACATATACCAGCTTTTAAGAGGCGTTTGAGCTTACTCGACAACCCGAACCTGATGCACCCTCTTTAAGGTTCTCGGCAGAGTTACGCCTTTTTTAGCTCTATTTGCAAATGCCTCTTCTAAAGCCGTCGGCCCGAAGACTTTCTCGTAATCCCCTGATTTCAGTGCCAGCTTCTGCCCGGGTTCAAATGCAAAGACGGTACGAACGCTCTCGCCTTTCGGCAACTGGATCAATTTATTCCCTTTGCCTTTGGCAAGTTCAGGCAACTCCTCTTCGCTGAAAATCAGCATTCTTGGCTCAGACGTCACCACCAGCACCCACTGTTGCGCCTTCAGTTTGGCAGGAGTTAAAACCTCGGCCTCTTTTGGCAGAGAAAGGGCTGCCTTGCCGGCTTTGTTTTTCGAATACAGATTTTCCAGCCGGGTTTTAAAGCCAAAGCCCGCGCTCGAAGCCAGAATCACCAGGTCATTCGGATTACCGAGCAATACCTGAGTAAAGTGACTTCCGGCAGGCGGGCTCAAACGCCCGGTCAAAGGTTCGCCATGCGATCTGGCCGACGGCAAACTGTGTGCCGGCAAGGAATAGCTGCGGCCGCCGTTGTCGAAAAAGATCGCATTCTGACGGGTTTGACCACTGTCCTGGGCCAGAAAGGCATCACCGGACTTATAGCTGAGAGATTCACCATCGACATCGTGCCCTTTTGCGGCACGAATCCAGCCATTCTCTGACAGCACCACTGTTACGGCTTCCGAAGGCAGAAGATCCTGCTCACTCATGGCTTGCGCCGAATCCGCCTCGACCAACGGTGATCGACGCTCGTCACCGTACAGTTCAGCATCTTTCAAAAGCTCTTTCTTAACCTGAGTTTTCAAGCGCGCCTCGCTGCCAAGAATTTTTTCTAATTTCTGGCGCTCGGCTTCCAGCTCCGCCTGTTCGGTGCGAATCTTCATCTCTTCCAAACGGGCCAAATGACGCAACTTCAATTCCAAAACGGCTTCGGCCTGAACATCACTTAAACCGAAACGCGCCATCAAAGCCGGCTTAGGCTTTTCTTCTTCACGAATAATCGCTATCACTTCATCAATGTTCAAAAAAGCAATCAGCATCCCGTCCAGGATATGCAATCGTGCCAGAACCTTGTCGAGACGGTATTGAAGACGACGGCGCACAGTCTCGATACGATACAGCAACCACTCGTTCAACATGGCCTTCAAGCCTTTCACCTGTGGCCGCCCGTTCAAACCGATCACATTAAAGTTTGCCCGGTAACTGCGTTCCAGATCGCTGGTCGCGAACAGATGTTTCATCACCGTATCGATATCAACACGCTTAGAACGCATCTCAATAACGAAACGAACCGGGTTTTCGTGATCCGACTCGTCTCTCAAATCCACAACCATCGGCAATTTCTTATTCCGCATCTGAGTTGCGATCTGTTCCAGAACTTTGGAGCCCGAAACTTGAAATGGCAGAGCTTTGATCACAACATTCACGCCGTCTTCCACTTCATAGGCAGCTCTTTGACGGATCGAACCATGACCGCTTTCATACAACTTCAGCAATTCATCACGCGGAGTAATAATCTGAGCGTCAGTCGGGTAATCCGGCCCGGGAATAAATTCCATCAACTCTTCGGTCGAAGTGGTCGGCCGGGTCAATAAGGCGACACAGCCATTGATGATTTCGGAAACATTATGCGGTGGAATATCGGTTGCCATTCCAACTGCAATTCCAGAGGTGCCGTTCAGAAGCACATGCGGCACCCGTGCCGGTAAAACACGCGGTTCATCCAGTGTTCCATCAAAGTTCGGCGCCCAGTCAACCGTCCCCTGACTGATTTCGTCGAGTAACAGCTGACTGAATTTTGACAATCTGGCCTCGGTATATCGCATTGCCGCAAAGGATTTCGGGTCATCCATCGAACCCCAGTTTCCCTGACCGTCGACCAGCGGATAACGAAAGGAGAAATCCTGCGCCATTAACACCATGGCTTCGTAGCAGGCGCTGTCACCATGCGGATGAAATTTACCCAACACATCCCCAACGGTACGCGCGGATTTTTTATGCTTGGACGACGCTTTCAGACCCAGCTCGGACATGGCATAGATAATCCGCCGCTGAACCGGCTTCAATCCGTCTCCGATGTGCGGCAAAGCACGATCCAGAATAACGTACATGGCGTAATCCAGATAAGCCCGTTCGGTAAATTCGGCAACACTGCGCTGCTCGACGCCATCGTAATTTAATGTGGTTTGCGACACCAAAGCCCCCTTTTCAGACGCTTAAATTGAGAGTGGATCGAAATGAGGTTTCACGACGCATCATCGCTCATCCGACCGATGGCACAGGACACAAATGACTTAGCCTTGGCACCAGCCGACTCCAAACCATGAACACTACCCGCCAAAGGATACCCCATCGTTTTTAGGCGATCTCGGATTTCATCCTGCAAAGCTTCATTCGTCTGATCCGTTAATTGCACAGAAACAATGCCATCTTCAACATTGATCTCAACCTGTTCGACACCTTCAAGTTCTTGCAACTTTGCCGTGATGCGACTGGCGCAACCACCGCACTTGATATTCTCAACCTGTAAATCCAGCATTCTGTTCTCCTTAAACTGAAAGCCCGCCCGCTTCTGCAGACATTAATCTATCATATTTTTGACGGCCGGATTTAACCGGCCCTGTGGATGCGGCGTTTTTTCTTCTACAATAGAGGCTCGGATATTCTTAAGGATTGCCTGCTGCTATGACAACCATCAACAACCACTACCTCGACCTGCCGGATGATTTTTACCGGGCCATCTCCCCCGAACCGCTACCGCAAGCCGAACTGATTCACAGCAACCACCATTTGCAAAACGAACTTGGCAGCCATTTCACTGACGAAGCACTATTAAAAATCACCTCCGGAAACAGCCCTGAACTGCAAAGTGTTGCCCAGAAATATACCGGACACCAGTTCGGCTACTACAATCCAGACCTGGGAGATGGACGCGGATTATTGCTGGGACAAGTGTATGACCGCGACGGCCAAAGCCGGGATCTGCACTTGAAAGGCTCCGGCCAGACGCCTTTTTCCCGCCGCGGTGACGGGCGCGCAGTTCTGCGCTCCGCCATCCGCGAATATCTGGTCGGGGAAGCTCTGCATCACCTCGGAGTTCCGACCAGCCGTTGCCTGAGTCTGTGTCACAGCCCTGAAACCGTCTATCGCGAACAACCGGAAACCCGAGCCAGCTACCTCCGCGTCGCAAAAACTCATGTGCGCTTCGGACATTTCGAATGGCTGGCACAACGCCAGGATAAACCCGGTATGCAACAACTGGCCGATTACGTCATTCGCCACAACTACCCACACCTGCAATCATTCCCAGAAGCGGAACGCTACCAGCAACTGCTGATCGAAATCATCGAAGGCACGGCCCGCTTAATGGCGAAATGGCAAACGGTCGGTTTCTGTCACGGGGTGATGAATACCGATAATATGTCAGTGGCCGCAGAAACCTTCGACTTCGGGCCTTTTGCCTTCATGGACGATTTCAAAATTCATTACATCTGCAACCACACCGACACCCAAGGACGTTACGCCTACAGCCAACAACCAAATATCGGACTTTGGAACTGTCAAATTCTGGCCTCGGCTTTTGCTCCGATTGCCGGCGAAAGCATCCAGCAAAGCGCACTTGATCGCTATGTCGAAGTTTACAATGCCCACTACCACGAATTGATGGCGGGCAAATTCGGCATCCGCGACGCCGAAAAATTAAACAAGGGATTTATTGCCGACACTCTGATACTGCTTGACCAGTCCGCACTGGACTTCCACTATTTCTTCCTGCTGCTCAATCATTTCGATGGCGCACAACACGATCAATTCACCTCTTACCTTCCAGAATCGAAGGCCTGGCGCAAGTGGCTCGATCAATATGCGCAGCTGATGCAGGATGAAGACAATCCACAAGCGATTCGCACCAGAAACAACCCGCAACTGGTGTTGCGTAATTACATCGCTCAGGAAATTATCGAAGAAGCCCAGCAAGGTCGTTATCAGATGCTGGCCGACTGGATGCAATATCTGCGGACACCATTTCAAGCGCCGGAAGCGCTACACTCCTATATTGCCCCGCCCACAACGGCCAAGAAAGGTTTTGCATTAAGCTGTTCTTCCTGACACGAATACGCCGGTTCCTCGCAGCACCGGCGCAAGCGAATCAGCGGCGTTTTTTACACGCCGGACTTGCCATCTGTAAACCACGGACTTAATATCACTTCTTAGAGCCGCTTGGATAATAAAACAGAAAATGATTAAAACGGATCGCAAAGCCTTACTTATCGGTAAAAACGGCCATGCTCAAGGGAAATTGGTTGAACTCTCCGCCAACGAAGCCGGCATCATTGCCACTCGCGGCGCCCAGCCCGGCACCGAGCTGGAACT
Above is a genomic segment from Thiomicrorhabdus sp. containing:
- the prmC gene encoding peptide chain release factor N(5)-glutamine methyltransferase, producing MPLSAKPINGMTTIESALRSASRTFTERGMTDSPQLDAQILLAHVLKQNRTYLFTWGDQLLNDEQLQAFTALCQRRLLGEPVAHLTGCREFWGMLLKVNEFTLIPRPDTEILIESILQRYSPPGEGKRFLDMGTGSGAIALALKKEYPEAQISALDFSEDALQVARENAQKHALTINLLHSDWFSALPKNPLFDLIVSNPPYIEEKDPHLLQGDVRFEPISALTAGSDGLNDIRILTEQSRGFLKPGGWLFIEHGYNQADAVAQLFTQAGFDAVQLISDYGGNPRVTLGQVPETSRL
- the moeB gene encoding molybdopterin-synthase adenylyltransferase MoeB translates to MNFDKHELNDAELSRYSRQILLPEIDYSGQLTLSRSHAVIFGLGGLGSPASLYLAAAGIGKLTLVDFDEVDDSNLQRQIVHRETNIGQAKVASAQSNLAQLNRFIEIEAINTRADEQQIQKLVEQADVVLDCTDNFASRFALNRACRMKQVPLVSGAAIRWEGQLSTYDFRKPDGPCYQCLYPNDGSQELTCSQNGVLSPVVGMVGSIQAIEAIKALLDLPTLHGKLMIIDAYSMMIRTLNLKADPHCPQCGSH
- a CDS encoding flagellar motor protein MotB, with amino-acid sequence MRHNDHEEGGAHGGSWKIALADLMTVLMVFFLVLWLVSVIDPEDRKAFINSITGDPPIGADVSDDKLHPRQDAINPLDLQPPASREEVEEVLREIDPKDISVEDTADFLKITLRSDSFFESGRATINDSTREKVEELGLTLSKGRQLITITGYTDNIPINNLQFPSNWELSAARAATIARTFIYMGINQGRITIEGKADNEAVAPNDSAYGRSLNRRVVIFVDKNARFDPEDINVTRTEDNVDPLLD
- a CDS encoding motility-associated protein, with the translated sequence MLAKPFGILVIALSFFGGFLLMGGNLWSLWHPSELVVILGVAFGAFLASTPVHVWKRTLVFLGRYFGGEKVSARLYADTLGLLSDLARLSRSSGVLALEKHLIDPDDSEIFQEHSLVLKHADLKKFIVDNFSYLLLNPPQSQDFDHHMDQQIQGIYGSMMEVPKSVGKLSDWLPGFGIVAAVMGVILTMELLGGEMDVAKIGTAIGAALVGTLTGVFFAFAVVAPFVHSVEVMIRQDRSLFEMSAAFLSAYSKGVSPNLAVEIGRQRVPPEFEIPR
- the parC gene encoding DNA topoisomerase IV subunit A, with amino-acid sequence MSQTTLNYDGVEQRSVAEFTERAYLDYAMYVILDRALPHIGDGLKPVQRRIIYAMSELGLKASSKHKKSARTVGDVLGKFHPHGDSACYEAMVLMAQDFSFRYPLVDGQGNWGSMDDPKSFAAMRYTEARLSKFSQLLLDEISQGTVDWAPNFDGTLDEPRVLPARVPHVLLNGTSGIAVGMATDIPPHNVSEIINGCVALLTRPTTSTEELMEFIPGPDYPTDAQIITPRDELLKLYESGHGSIRQRAAYEVEDGVNVVIKALPFQVSGSKVLEQIATQMRNKKLPMVVDLRDESDHENPVRFVIEMRSKRVDIDTVMKHLFATSDLERSYRANFNVIGLNGRPQVKGLKAMLNEWLLYRIETVRRRLQYRLDKVLARLHILDGMLIAFLNIDEVIAIIREEEKPKPALMARFGLSDVQAEAVLELKLRHLARLEEMKIRTEQAELEAERQKLEKILGSEARLKTQVKKELLKDAELYGDERRSPLVEADSAQAMSEQDLLPSEAVTVVLSENGWIRAAKGHDVDGESLSYKSGDAFLAQDSGQTRQNAIFFDNGGRSYSLPAHSLPSARSHGEPLTGRLSPPAGSHFTQVLLGNPNDLVILASSAGFGFKTRLENLYSKNKAGKAALSLPKEAEVLTPAKLKAQQWVLVVTSEPRMLIFSEEELPELAKGKGNKLIQLPKGESVRTVFAFEPGQKLALKSGDYEKVFGPTALEEAFANRAKKGVTLPRTLKRVHQVRVVE
- a CDS encoding heavy-metal-associated domain-containing protein; translated protein: MLDLQVENIKCGGCASRITAKLQELEGVEQVEINVEDGIVSVQLTDQTNEALQDEIRDRLKTMGYPLAGSVHGLESAGAKAKSFVSCAIGRMSDDAS
- a CDS encoding YdiU family protein → MTTINNHYLDLPDDFYRAISPEPLPQAELIHSNHHLQNELGSHFTDEALLKITSGNSPELQSVAQKYTGHQFGYYNPDLGDGRGLLLGQVYDRDGQSRDLHLKGSGQTPFSRRGDGRAVLRSAIREYLVGEALHHLGVPTSRCLSLCHSPETVYREQPETRASYLRVAKTHVRFGHFEWLAQRQDKPGMQQLADYVIRHNYPHLQSFPEAERYQQLLIEIIEGTARLMAKWQTVGFCHGVMNTDNMSVAAETFDFGPFAFMDDFKIHYICNHTDTQGRYAYSQQPNIGLWNCQILASAFAPIAGESIQQSALDRYVEVYNAHYHELMAGKFGIRDAEKLNKGFIADTLILLDQSALDFHYFFLLLNHFDGAQHDQFTSYLPESKAWRKWLDQYAQLMQDEDNPQAIRTRNNPQLVLRNYIAQEIIEEAQQGRYQMLADWMQYLRTPFQAPEALHSYIAPPTTAKKGFALSCSS